GACCGAAATAATCTGCGGGTGATGGAGACCTCATTAAATTCAATGGGTAGGATTTTCGTGGAATTTTCGATGGCAAGAGATACCTCAGCCACACCAAGTGGTTTTTGTTGTTCACTGCCATTGAAGATGACATTGGTCATTGACTTAGAGCGTAAAAGATAGGGGTTTTGTTCACCCAGAACCCAGCGGATGGCTTCGTAAATATTACTTTTGCCGCAACCATTAGGACCAACAATGGCAGTTAGACTGTCGCGAAATTCAAATGATGTTTTTTCTGCAAAGGATTTAAAGCCAAACAGGGTTAGCTTTTTTAGAAAAGGCATTAATTTCTCCCCTCCCTATTTTTGGTAAATTAGAGTTCTGCAAAACTAAGAAACTGGAGTTTTTAAATGGGTATTTAAAACCTCTATTTTTATCAATTTCCTCCAAAGAGCAAAATGCAAAACTCGTTTATAGTTTATGGTTTATAGTTTATAGTGTATAGTTTATAGTTTATAGTGTATAGTCCTTCAACTATCAACTATAAACTATCAACTATAAACTATCTTTGCCAAAGTTCAGTAAAATTATCTCTTTCCTTTCAGCGTTAAAATACTTGAAGTCCTTTTTGAAATTTGATTTGTAATTTTGCATTTTGATATTTATATTTGATATTTGATATTTGATATTTATTTATTGTCTCCCCCAAATCCTATTTTGCAAAACACTATTGGTAACTAATTAATTACCAGTTACCACTTTTGAATTATACCCTTAAATTTCTATCCTGTCAAGGAAAAAAATTGTTGACAAGTTAAATATCAAAGTGATATGATATAAGTTGCAATTCAAATGGATGAAAAGTTGTTAGAAATAAAAGAGTTAAAGGTCTCCTTTTTTATTGATAAAAGAGAGTTACCAACGATAGATGGTGTCAATCTTTGCATAGATAAAGGTAAAACCATAGGGTTAGTTGGTGAATCAGGATGTGGAAAATCATTAACGGCTTTTTCGATACTTCGACTCCTTCCTGAGCAGGCAGAAATTGTTGGAGGCGAGATTAACTTTGAAGGAGTAGATTTATTAAAATATTCTAAGACACAAATTCGAGATATTCGAGGCAGGAGAATATCAATGATATTCCAGAACCCGTCTTCATCTCTAAATCCTGTTTTTACTATCGGTAATCAGATAGCTGAAGCAATCCATTTACCTTATCGAGAGGCAGAAGAAAGGGTCAAAGGACTACTAAAGTTAGTTGGTTTGCCTGCGGTTGAAAGGCACTTTCCCCATCAACTAAGTGGCGGGATGAATCAACGGGTGATGATTGCGATGGCGATAGCTTCCAATCCAGCAATTCTAATTGCAGACGAGCCAACGACGGCTTTAGATGTAACGATTCAAACACAAATTCTGGCGCTGTTAAAAAATCTACAAAGCAAATTAAATATGTCCATATTATTAATTACGCATGATTTAAGTATTGTAGCTCAAATGACTGATGTGGTGACGATTATGTATGCCGGTAAGATAGTTGAAGAGGCAACCACAAATGAACTTTTTACCCAGCCAGTTCATCCTTATACGAAAGCACTTTTAGATTGTATTCCGAAACTTGAGAAAAAAACTGAGCGATTACCTTATATCCCGGGGAGTGTTCCAGATAGTTTTACTTCAATTAGTGGCTGTAGATTTCATCCCCGATGTCAATCTGCGAGTTCAAAATGTGTTCTCGAGGAACCACCAATGAAGCAAATAGATGATACTCATAGGGTTAGATGCTGGAAATATTCAAGAAATTAAACAGGGCGTGAAAGCCCAATTTCTAATTTCGTAAGCATTCAGCCATCAGGTATCAGCAATCAGTTAACATCCAGGAAATCAGGATAGTAACAAATCCTACAATTTTGCGTAAAGGGTGTCTATGTGTCTGGTAGTCTATGTAACCCAGACACTTAGACACCCAGATACCAGACTACCTGAACGGTTACCTAATTTCAACCTTTTCTATGGTTAATCTTAACATTATTCAATTACGAAGTCTCTCGGATAAAAATTCCCCTCTTGAGAGGGGGAAGGGGTGTGTTTTTCTGGTGGTGTCTTAATCTAGCATAAAGGTTAAAATAGTGTATAGGGTTCTGCAAAATAGGATTTGAGGGAGACAACAAATAAATATCAAATATCAAATATTAAATATCAAATATAAATATCAAAATGCAAAATTACAAATCAAATTTCAAAGAGGAAGTAACAGGGTTTCTCAAAGAGTTGGAGGAATTTGGTAATATCTTTGCTTCAAGTATTTTAACGCTGAAAGGAAAGAGATAATTTTACATTTTGATATGTAATTTTTATATTTGCTTTTTGCATTTTGCTCTTTGGAGGAAATCCCTTTTGGACACCAAATCTGCATAGATTTCACTATTAGAGTTATTTTCAGACACCACCGGAAAATCTAATAAAATCAACGGTAAATTCTATCCGAGAGCGTTCTGATAGGCATAGGAGGTTATAAATATATGCGGTTACTTGCATTAGCGGATATTCATAATCAACGGAAGGTGTTAAGTTCACTTCAGAAGATATTAGAGCAAAAATGGGACTGGGTGCTGATTGCCGGGGATATTACCAACAGAGGGGATACTGCCTTTGTTGAGGATTTGTTTGATATTTTACCGCTTCAGACATTAGCCGTCCACGGCAATATGGATACCACGGATGTCATAAAATTACTTGAAGAAAAAAGAATCACTGTTCATGGTAAAAGAAAGGAGCTTGGTGAATATAATATTGTCGGGTTTGGCGGAAGTAATCCTACGCCAGCAGATACCCCCACAGAATACTCAGAAAATAAAATAGAAGATGAGTTAAGTCAATTAGAGATTAATCATCAAACTATTCTCTTGACCCATACCCCACCGTTTAATTCAGGATTGGACGAAGTTGGCCCGGGCTTTAAGGTAGGGAGCAGGACAATTAGAGAAATTATTGATACCAGACAACCTTGTTTGAATATCTGCGGCCATATCCATGAACAAGAAGGAAAAAGGATGTTAGGGAGAACTCTTGTGATTAAATTAGCCCCGGCGATGCACGGTCGAGCCGCAGAAATAAATATTGATAATAACATAGAAGTTAGATTTTTTGACTTTTAATAGAACGGTAGCCACTTTACACTCCGGAAACGGGATTTTTGAAAGATGATTCAAGATAAATTCAAAATCGTAGCAAATGATAAAATAGCCCCAGAATATTATAAAATGGCTTTTACTTCACAAGAGATAGCTAATCTGGCTATCCCAGGGCAATTTATCCATATTAAGGTAAGCGAAGGTTATGAGCCTCTTTTAAGACGACCGTTTAGTATTCACGCGGTAATGGATGAAAAGACTGTTGAAATATTGTATCGGGTGGTAGGAAAAGGAACGGCATTGTTATCTGAGAAAAAAACAGGACAAGAATTGGATGTCCTTGGTCCATTGGGTAATGGATTTAAGATAAATAAGTCAGAGGTGAAAAATAGTGTTATGGTAGGCGGTGGAGCGGGAATTGCGCCGTTATTTTTCTTAACGCAAAGGTTAATTAACTATTCAAATATAACGGTATTAATTGGTGCAAAGACAAAAAAAGGTATACTTTGCGAACAGGAATTTAAAGATTTAGGAGTTGCGGTACAGATAGCCACTGAAGATGGTAGTTATGGATACAAAGGCTTAATCACAGACTTACTTAACTCTCTACCACCTGCGAC
The DNA window shown above is from bacterium and carries:
- a CDS encoding metallophosphoesterase codes for the protein MRLLALADIHNQRKVLSSLQKILEQKWDWVLIAGDITNRGDTAFVEDLFDILPLQTLAVHGNMDTTDVIKLLEEKRITVHGKRKELGEYNIVGFGGSNPTPADTPTEYSENKIEDELSQLEINHQTILLTHTPPFNSGLDEVGPGFKVGSRTIREIIDTRQPCLNICGHIHEQEGKRMLGRTLVIKLAPAMHGRAAEINIDNNIEVRFFDF
- a CDS encoding dihydroorotate dehydrogenase electron transfer subunit; this translates as MIQDKFKIVANDKIAPEYYKMAFTSQEIANLAIPGQFIHIKVSEGYEPLLRRPFSIHAVMDEKTVEILYRVVGKGTALLSEKKTGQELDVLGPLGNGFKINKSEVKNSVMVGGGAGIAPLFFLTQRLINYSNITVLIGAKTKKGILCEQEFKDLGVAVQIATEDGSYGYKGLITDLLNSLPPATIFACGPSAMFPAITNFAIKNNLPTQLSLESTMACGVGACLGCVIKGKDGYKKVCKDGPVFSALEIVLC
- a CDS encoding ABC transporter ATP-binding protein; translation: MDEKLLEIKELKVSFFIDKRELPTIDGVNLCIDKGKTIGLVGESGCGKSLTAFSILRLLPEQAEIVGGEINFEGVDLLKYSKTQIRDIRGRRISMIFQNPSSSLNPVFTIGNQIAEAIHLPYREAEERVKGLLKLVGLPAVERHFPHQLSGGMNQRVMIAMAIASNPAILIADEPTTALDVTIQTQILALLKNLQSKLNMSILLITHDLSIVAQMTDVVTIMYAGKIVEEATTNELFTQPVHPYTKALLDCIPKLEKKTERLPYIPGSVPDSFTSISGCRFHPRCQSASSKCVLEEPPMKQIDDTHRVRCWKYSRN